From a single Salinirussus salinus genomic region:
- a CDS encoding type II toxin-antitoxin system HicA family toxin: MVRKTFSGREIVKVLRSFGYVPVAREGSHVRLRYEHPETGEVRNVDVPQHREIKIGTLRSIADQCGADDFEAWCEWVDEHA, translated from the coding sequence ATGGTCAGGAAGACGTTCTCGGGCCGTGAGATAGTCAAAGTACTCCGGAGCTTCGGTTACGTGCCGGTTGCCCGCGAGGGGAGCCACGTGCGACTTCGGTACGAACACCCGGAGACTGGAGAGGTGCGTAACGTCGATGTCCCACAGCATAGAGAAATAAAGATAGGAACCCTCCGCTCGATCGCAGACCAGTGTGGCGCAGACGACTTCGAAGCCTGGTGTGAGTGGGTCGACGAACACGCCTGA